A single window of Ignavibacteriota bacterium DNA harbors:
- a CDS encoding 1-deoxy-D-xylulose-5-phosphate reductoisomerase, protein MKKILILGSTGSIGVSTLDVIRNFKDQFEVFGLTVNSNIKLLKRQIEEFKPKFVVVKNGNFEELKNEVNDCKVLNGEDGLIEITRNGDYDILVSSLVGFAGLAPTLESIKRGKRIALANKETLVAAGEIVIKSAEKFNAEIIPVDSEHSAIFQCLVGEKKQNIEKLLVTASGGPFLKKSIMDLEKVTVGEALNHPNWNMGNKVTIDSSTMMNKGLEVIEAHWLFGLPKRKIDVVVHPQSIVHSMVEFIDGSIKAQLSLPDMKLPIQYALTYPERFGSKFVNTHFPSLKELTFFEPDLNKFKCLKLAFDAMEQGGTAPCILNAANEIAVEKFFTGKIKFTQIPELIEYGLNNIVINHNIDFESILECDKATRDLISKV, encoded by the coding sequence ATGAAAAAAATCCTTATTCTTGGTTCCACCGGTTCAATTGGCGTTAGTACTCTGGATGTAATCAGAAACTTTAAAGATCAGTTTGAAGTTTTTGGTTTGACCGTAAATTCAAACATCAAACTGCTAAAAAGGCAAATTGAAGAATTTAAACCAAAATTCGTAGTTGTAAAAAATGGGAATTTTGAAGAATTAAAGAATGAAGTTAATGATTGTAAAGTATTAAATGGCGAAGACGGTCTGATTGAAATAACAAGAAACGGTGATTATGATATTTTAGTTTCTTCTTTAGTTGGTTTTGCCGGACTCGCGCCAACTCTTGAAAGCATAAAACGAGGAAAAAGAATTGCACTCGCGAATAAAGAAACTTTAGTTGCCGCAGGAGAAATAGTAATAAAATCGGCTGAAAAATTTAATGCGGAAATTATACCGGTAGATTCTGAACACAGTGCAATTTTTCAGTGTTTGGTAGGCGAAAAAAAACAGAATATTGAAAAATTATTGGTAACCGCTTCTGGCGGTCCGTTTCTGAAAAAATCGATAATGGATTTGGAAAAGGTTACTGTTGGAGAAGCTCTGAATCACCCAAATTGGAATATGGGAAACAAAGTTACAATTGATTCTTCAACAATGATGAATAAAGGCTTAGAAGTTATTGAAGCTCATTGGCTTTTTGGATTACCGAAAAGAAAAATTGATGTTGTGGTTCATCCGCAGTCAATCGTTCATTCAATGGTGGAATTTATTGACGGCAGTATAAAAGCTCAGTTAAGTTTGCCGGATATGAAACTGCCTATTCAATATGCGTTGACATATCCGGAAAGATTTGGAAGTAAATTTGTAAATACGCATTTTCCGTCATTAAAGGAATTGACCTTTTTTGAACCCGATTTAAATAAGTTCAAATGTTTGAAATTGGCATTTGACGCAATGGAACAAGGCGGAACTGCGCCTTGTATACTAAATGCCGCAAACGAAATTGCGGTTGAAAAGTTCTTTACGGGAAAAATTAAATTTACACAAATTCCTGAATTGATCGAATATGGGTTAAATAATATTGTAATAAATCATAATATTGATTTTGAATCAATTTTGGAATGTGATAAAGCAACAAGAGACTTAATTAGTAAAGTATAA
- a CDS encoding nitronate monooxygenase, whose product MNRITQILQIKYPIIQGGMVWVSGWKLASAVSNNGGLGLIGSGSMKPELLREHIQKCKDATQNKFGVNLPLLRGDAEDLVNVIISEDVKIVFTSAGHPGKFIDKFKSQNITVVHVVPNIKYALKAESVGCDAIVGEGVEAGGHNGIDELTTFSLIPQLLQAVKIPVIAAGGISNGNGILAALALGAEGVQIGTRFAITQESSAHEFYKSAVINAKDCDTHLILKKIGLARVIKNKFSEEILSLEQNCADPETQMEFLGKKREMKGIFEGNINEGMLEASQSSGLIEGIPTVEQLMNALIFEYNNSLQKLRNL is encoded by the coding sequence ATCAATAGAATTACTCAAATATTACAAATTAAATATCCAATTATACAAGGCGGAATGGTTTGGGTATCCGGATGGAAATTGGCTTCCGCCGTTTCAAATAATGGCGGCTTGGGTTTAATCGGCTCTGGATCTATGAAGCCCGAATTATTGCGGGAGCATATTCAAAAATGTAAAGATGCGACACAAAATAAATTTGGGGTGAATTTACCTTTACTCAGAGGTGATGCCGAAGATTTGGTAAATGTAATTATCAGTGAAGATGTAAAAATTGTTTTCACTTCCGCGGGTCATCCGGGAAAATTTATTGATAAATTTAAGAGTCAAAATATTACCGTTGTTCATGTTGTTCCAAACATAAAATATGCTTTGAAAGCTGAAAGTGTTGGATGCGACGCAATTGTCGGTGAAGGAGTTGAAGCCGGAGGTCATAATGGTATTGACGAATTAACAACATTTTCTTTAATTCCACAGCTATTACAAGCTGTAAAAATTCCGGTAATTGCAGCGGGCGGAATTTCAAACGGAAACGGAATTCTTGCCGCATTAGCTCTTGGTGCTGAAGGTGTTCAAATTGGAACTCGTTTTGCGATAACTCAAGAATCTTCTGCTCACGAGTTTTATAAATCAGCGGTTATAAACGCTAAAGATTGTGATACACATTTAATTCTTAAAAAAATTGGATTAGCCCGAGTAATAAAAAATAAGTTCAGCGAGGAAATTTTAAGTTTAGAACAAAATTGCGCTGATCCGGAAACACAAATGGAATTTTTAGGTAAAAAACGTGAAATGAAGGGAATTTTTGAGGGAAACATAAATGAAGGTATGTTGGAAGCAAGTCAAAGTTCCGGATTAATTGAAGGTATTCCAACAGTTGAACAACTTATGAATGCATTAATTTTTGAATATAACAATTCATTACAAAAACTAAGAAATTTATAG
- a CDS encoding methionine adenosyltransferase → MSYFFTSESVSEGHPDKVSDAISDGVLDAILSQDPNARVACETFVTTGLVLVGGEITTTAYVDIQEVVRNTVKKIGYTQAEYKFDSESCSVLNAIHSQSPDIAMGVDTGGAGDQGIMFGYACDQTPELMPMPIIYAHKLVKKLADIRKKNKKLMPYLRPDAKSQVTVEYGENNKPLRVDAVVVSTQHDAKVSQKRIKDDVIKHVIKKVIPSKLLDKNTKYFVNPTGRFEIGGPHGDSGLTGRKIIVDTYGGWAPHGGGAFSGKDPSKVDRSATYAARHIAKNVVGAKLAKECLVQLAYAIGVAEPVSIFVDTKGTGVISDNEISEMIKKEVDLTPSGIINRLNLRTPIYQNTTAYGHFGREGFSWENLDLVEKFKKYKKG, encoded by the coding sequence ATGTCCTACTTTTTTACTTCGGAATCAGTAAGTGAAGGTCATCCCGATAAAGTTTCGGATGCAATTTCGGATGGCGTGCTTGATGCAATTCTTTCGCAAGATCCAAATGCAAGAGTTGCGTGCGAAACATTCGTTACAACGGGCTTGGTTCTCGTGGGCGGAGAAATAACTACTACAGCATATGTTGATATTCAGGAAGTTGTTAGAAATACAGTTAAAAAAATCGGCTATACTCAAGCTGAATATAAATTTGATTCGGAATCTTGTTCGGTATTAAACGCAATTCATTCTCAATCTCCGGATATTGCAATGGGTGTAGATACCGGCGGTGCCGGCGATCAAGGTATAATGTTCGGATATGCCTGCGATCAAACTCCCGAATTAATGCCGATGCCGATTATTTACGCTCACAAATTAGTAAAAAAACTTGCAGATATAAGAAAGAAAAATAAAAAACTAATGCCATATCTGCGGCCGGACGCAAAATCACAAGTTACGGTTGAATATGGTGAAAATAATAAACCTTTAAGAGTTGATGCAGTAGTTGTTTCAACACAGCATGATGCCAAAGTAAGTCAAAAAAGAATAAAAGATGACGTTATAAAGCATGTAATTAAAAAAGTAATACCGTCAAAACTTTTGGATAAAAATACCAAATACTTTGTAAATCCAACAGGCAGATTTGAAATTGGCGGACCGCACGGAGACAGCGGATTAACCGGTAGAAAAATTATTGTAGATACCTACGGCGGCTGGGCTCCTCATGGAGGCGGCGCGTTTTCCGGAAAAGATCCATCCAAAGTGGATAGAAGCGCAACCTATGCTGCACGTCATATTGCAAAAAACGTAGTTGGTGCTAAATTAGCAAAAGAATGTTTAGTACAGTTGGCTTATGCAATTGGCGTTGCAGAACCTGTTTCAATTTTTGTAGATACTAAAGGAACCGGAGTTATTTCCGATAATGAAATTTCCGAAATGATCAAAAAAGAAGTTGATCTAACTCCCAGCGGAATTATTAACAGATTAAATTTAAGAACTCCGATTTATCAGAATACAACGGCTTACGGTCATTTTGGTAGAGAAGGATTTTCTTGGGAAAATTTGGATTTAGTAGAAAAATTTAAAAAGTATAAGAAAGGTTAA
- a CDS encoding energy transducer TonB produces the protein MKKATGIIIILISFIVFTKCNKNEGIEILPNYESDYKNIQTEYWRPDKPSVLSFSYNQIKLMSTTANKIKENYKKDGEFIYSIFINENGKIDKIRPEISGSKEIDKLVAQNMESWIMNKYIEDDKFLKYKIKWVVTISKSNENKKLNGSGISSNFPLIENYYGGEYFVMVDKMPEPIGGVAGIQQKIIYPKNAKQNGIEGRVYIKAFIDSLGNVSATEIIRGLDSECDNAAILAVKQTKFIPGYLKDKPVGVQVTVPILFKLSNEEVKK, from the coding sequence ATGAAAAAAGCAACTGGTATAATAATAATTTTAATATCTTTTATTGTATTTACAAAATGCAATAAAAATGAAGGTATAGAAATTTTACCAAATTATGAATCTGACTATAAAAATATTCAAACAGAATATTGGCGACCAGACAAACCATCAGTTTTATCATTTTCATATAATCAAATTAAATTAATGAGTACCACTGCAAATAAAATTAAAGAGAATTATAAGAAAGATGGTGAATTTATATATTCTATTTTTATTAATGAGAATGGGAAAATTGACAAAATAAGACCCGAAATTAGTGGGTCTAAAGAAATTGATAAATTGGTTGCACAAAATATGGAAAGTTGGATAATGAACAAGTACATAGAAGATGATAAATTTTTAAAATATAAAATAAAATGGGTCGTAACAATTTCAAAATCAAATGAAAATAAAAAGTTAAATGGTTCGGGAATTTCTTCAAATTTTCCTTTAATAGAAAATTATTATGGCGGTGAATATTTTGTAATGGTTGATAAAATGCCTGAACCTATTGGCGGCGTCGCCGGAATTCAGCAAAAAATTATTTATCCTAAAAATGCAAAACAAAATGGAATAGAAGGGAGAGTGTATATTAAGGCATTTATTGATTCTCTTGGGAATGTTTCAGCGACTGAAATTATTAGAGGACTTGATTCTGAGTGTGATAATGCGGCAATTTTAGCAGTTAAACAAACAAAATTTATTCCTGGTTATTTAAAAGACAAACCGGTTGGTGTTCAAGTTACTGTTCCAATTTTATTCAAATTAAGTAATGAAGAAGTAAAAAAATAA
- a CDS encoding adenosylhomocysteinase, translated as MSITTNEIELLPYKVKDISLADWGRKEIVLAEKEMPGLMALREKYGKIKPLKGAKISGSLHMTIQTAVLIETLVELGADVRWASCNIYSTQDHAAAAIAQNGISVYAWKGETLEDYWWCTEQALVFPDGSGPDLIVDDGGDATLMIHIGKDAEENPSILDEVKTTEDEIELFKKLKLSYKENPNRWTLIAKNIKGVSEETTTGVHRLYQMKEAGKLLFPAINVNDSVTKSKFDNLYGCRESLADGIKRGTDIMVAGKNVVVCGYGDVGKGSAQSLKGFGARIHITEIDPICALQAAMEGFEVKTVEEFLSKGDIFVTTTGNKDIITIEHMEKMKDGTIVCNIGHFDNEIQVDKLKKYPGIKRINIKPQVDQYVFPDGHSIILLSDGRLVNLGNATGHPSFVMSNSFTNQTLAQMELWKNKYEIDVYRLPKHLDEEVARLHLSKLGVNLTKLTDDQAAYLGVSKEGPFKSDHYRY; from the coding sequence ATGAGCATTACAACGAATGAAATTGAATTATTACCCTATAAAGTTAAGGATATTTCTTTAGCCGATTGGGGAAGAAAAGAAATTGTTTTGGCAGAGAAAGAAATGCCCGGACTAATGGCATTACGAGAAAAATATGGAAAGATTAAACCGCTGAAAGGCGCAAAGATTTCAGGTTCTCTTCATATGACAATTCAAACCGCGGTACTGATTGAAACATTGGTTGAACTTGGAGCTGATGTTAGATGGGCTAGCTGTAATATTTATTCTACCCAAGATCATGCGGCAGCGGCAATTGCACAAAATGGAATTTCTGTTTATGCTTGGAAAGGTGAAACTTTGGAAGATTATTGGTGGTGTACCGAACAAGCGTTAGTGTTTCCTGATGGAAGCGGACCGGATCTTATTGTTGATGATGGAGGAGATGCAACTTTAATGATCCATATTGGAAAAGACGCAGAAGAAAATCCTTCAATTTTAGACGAAGTAAAAACTACCGAAGATGAAATTGAATTATTCAAAAAATTAAAATTATCTTACAAAGAAAATCCTAATAGATGGACACTAATTGCTAAAAATATTAAAGGCGTTTCCGAAGAAACAACAACCGGTGTTCACAGATTATACCAAATGAAAGAAGCAGGTAAACTTTTATTTCCCGCAATTAATGTAAACGACTCAGTTACAAAATCAAAATTTGATAATCTTTACGGTTGCAGAGAATCATTGGCGGATGGAATAAAACGCGGAACTGATATTATGGTTGCGGGCAAAAATGTTGTAGTTTGCGGTTACGGTGATGTAGGTAAAGGTTCGGCGCAATCTTTAAAAGGTTTTGGAGCAAGAATTCATATAACCGAAATTGATCCGATTTGCGCTCTTCAAGCAGCAATGGAAGGTTTTGAAGTTAAAACCGTTGAGGAATTTTTATCAAAAGGAGATATTTTTGTTACAACGACCGGAAACAAAGATATTATAACAATTGAGCATATGGAAAAAATGAAAGATGGAACAATTGTTTGCAATATCGGACATTTTGATAATGAAATACAAGTCGATAAATTAAAAAAATATCCTGGCATAAAACGAATTAATATTAAACCGCAAGTTGATCAATATGTTTTTCCTGATGGTCATTCAATTATTTTACTTTCCGACGGCAGATTGGTAAACTTAGGCAACGCAACGGGACATCCGTCATTTGTAATGAGCAATTCATTTACAAATCAAACTTTAGCCCAAATGGAACTTTGGAAAAATAAATATGAAATTGATGTTTATCGATTACCTAAACATTTGGATGAAGAAGTGGCAAGATTGCACTTATCAAAATTAGGAGTGAATCTTACAAAACTTACTGATGATCAAGCTGCTTATCTTGGAGTTTCCAAAGAAGGTCCATTTAAATCTGATCATTATAGATATTAA
- a CDS encoding TonB-dependent receptor has translation MKQYFYITFFLLIAEILFAQNITEYKIDSVVISSNRIPLSFSEIGRSVKIISDYEIQNLPVANIPELIDQISGIDVKQRGPENVQADVSIRGGSFEQTLILIDGIKIIDPQTGHHNLNLPINFSQIERVEILKGQGSQIYGANAFSGVINFITKKSGENNLGIELNGGENNFYNLGINTSQKIGSTFHNLSFSKSKSDGYRKNTEFENYIFSMNNSFKFTNTIINTLYGYSDKDFGANSFYTIRFPNQAEKVKTNFASVSADADISSIRFKPNLFWRLNKDEFVLNKFDESFYKNIHSTNSFGGEIQASINQFGQATSFGIEFSKDLIESNNLGNHKREKKGFFIEQIIKPIDKINISIAGFAYKYSSLNFKFWPGADVSYTPNNNLKLFANFGKAFRIPTYTELFYKDPVTIGNENLKPEESINYEIGMNYTSDFWETNFSVFRKEGKNLIDYILNEDTNFWKAENLTKINTNGFEIGFVFNLTNFTNSILSKLKIDYTYLNSDKINLGIQSRYNLEHLRNDLTIQFFNNLPFDIQQSWAVNYEERVSLKDHLSIDTKLKKNFTRLEIFIEASNLLNKSFQEIPGVPLPGRWIIGGICVKLF, from the coding sequence ATGAAACAATATTTTTACATTACATTTTTTCTGCTAATTGCTGAAATATTATTTGCACAAAATATTACGGAATATAAAATAGATTCGGTCGTTATTTCTTCAAACCGTATTCCATTATCTTTTTCAGAAATTGGAAGAAGCGTTAAAATAATTTCAGATTATGAAATTCAAAATCTACCGGTAGCAAATATTCCGGAATTGATAGATCAGATTAGCGGAATTGATGTAAAACAGCGCGGACCCGAAAACGTTCAAGCGGATGTTTCAATCCGCGGCGGAAGTTTTGAACAAACTCTTATTCTAATTGACGGTATTAAAATAATCGATCCGCAAACCGGACATCATAATTTAAACTTGCCAATAAATTTTTCTCAAATAGAACGCGTGGAAATTTTAAAAGGACAAGGCTCGCAAATATACGGCGCTAATGCTTTCAGCGGTGTTATTAATTTTATAACAAAAAAAAGCGGAGAAAATAATTTAGGAATTGAACTTAACGGCGGAGAAAATAATTTTTACAATTTAGGTATTAATACATCGCAAAAAATTGGCAGTACATTTCATAATTTGTCTTTCAGCAAATCAAAATCTGACGGATACCGCAAAAATACCGAGTTTGAAAATTATATTTTTTCTATGAACAACTCATTTAAATTTACAAATACAATCATTAACACGCTTTACGGATATTCAGATAAGGATTTTGGAGCGAACAGTTTTTATACAATTCGATTTCCGAATCAAGCGGAAAAAGTAAAAACAAATTTTGCTTCAGTCTCCGCTGATGCAGATATTTCAAGTATTAGATTTAAACCGAATTTATTCTGGCGTCTGAATAAAGATGAATTTGTATTGAATAAATTCGATGAATCGTTTTATAAAAATATCCACTCTACAAATTCATTCGGCGGTGAAATTCAAGCTTCCATAAATCAATTTGGTCAAGCAACAAGTTTTGGAATTGAATTTTCAAAAGATTTAATTGAAAGCAATAATCTTGGAAATCATAAACGAGAAAAGAAAGGATTTTTCATCGAGCAAATTATCAAACCAATTGATAAAATAAATATAAGCATTGCCGGGTTTGCTTATAAATATTCATCACTTAATTTTAAGTTTTGGCCGGGCGCTGATGTTTCTTATACTCCAAACAATAATTTAAAATTATTCGCAAATTTCGGAAAAGCATTCCGCATACCAACATACACAGAATTGTTTTATAAAGATCCTGTTACAATTGGGAATGAAAATTTAAAACCGGAAGAATCAATCAATTATGAAATTGGTATGAATTATACATCAGATTTTTGGGAAACTAATTTCTCTGTTTTCAGAAAGGAAGGGAAAAATTTAATCGATTACATTTTGAATGAAGATACAAATTTTTGGAAAGCTGAAAATCTTACTAAAATTAATACAAACGGTTTTGAAATAGGATTTGTATTTAATCTTACAAATTTCACCAATAGTATTTTATCTAAATTGAAAATCGATTACACTTATTTAAATTCCGATAAAATTAATTTGGGAATTCAATCCCGTTATAATTTAGAACATTTAAGAAATGATTTGACAATACAGTTTTTCAACAATCTTCCGTTTGATATTCAACAAAGCTGGGCTGTAAATTATGAAGAAAGAGTAAGTTTAAAAGATCACTTATCAATTGATACAAAACTTAAGAAAAACTTTACTCGCTTAGAAATATTTATTGAAGCATCAAATTTATTGAATAAATCTTTTCAGGAAATTCCCGGAGTTCCATTACCGGGAAGATGGATCATTGGCGGCATTTGCGTAAAATTATTCTAA
- a CDS encoding energy transducer TonB: protein MENLNKIFIILLLSSLIIFAQDEIDKMPEIKGGIQELVKNIKYPESAKQEGIEGKVFVKANVDEAGNVESAEVVKSVSKDLDEAAISAIKSTKFIPGEKNGKFVIAEVVIPIHFKLDDKKEKK, encoded by the coding sequence ATGGAAAATCTAAATAAAATATTTATCATTTTATTGTTATCATCATTAATAATTTTTGCGCAAGATGAAATTGATAAAATGCCGGAAATTAAGGGCGGAATTCAAGAACTTGTTAAAAATATTAAATATCCAGAGTCAGCAAAACAAGAGGGAATTGAAGGAAAAGTTTTTGTAAAAGCAAATGTTGATGAAGCTGGAAATGTTGAATCTGCCGAAGTTGTAAAAAGTGTAAGTAAAGATTTGGATGAAGCCGCAATATCTGCAATAAAATCAACAAAATTTATACCCGGTGAAAAAAACGGAAAATTTGTTATAGCTGAAGTTGTAATTCCCATACATTTTAAGTTGGATGATAAAAAAGAAAAAAAATAA
- the rseP gene encoding RIP metalloprotease RseP yields the protein MVNSIIYFIITIAILVFVHELGHFLAARICKMRTDAFAIGFGQRLLGWNKINSFTFGNLPKDFDLQGHTDYKICLLPLGGYVKIAGMVDESFDTKFANEVPQPYEFRAKPTYQKLFVITAGVLMNLILAIVIFWGVNFIQGKQIMKTTSLGEVADTTLAYEAGFRSFDKIISVNGTKVDNWEGLLNSLLIENLGKNVNVVVERNGSEFTFTAPREILSKASQQADFFPIGDTKPLISNVMKDSPAEKSGIKSGDVFLEINNVKIKSTQQVISIISSHKEVELPVKVLREKDTVLANVTPSSSGLIGINIGDAYLGVVETKDYSLGESLVKSVSNIGSYTALTFKMFGNVIRGDIAFENSFGGPVKIAKFASQSADAGIIPFLMFLALLSLSLAIINIMPFPVLDGGHFVIILIEGIIRRELPIKVKLAIQNFGFVILLMFMAYIIYSDIASL from the coding sequence TTGGTTAACTCGATTATTTATTTCATTATAACAATTGCGATTTTGGTTTTTGTGCATGAATTGGGTCATTTTTTGGCTGCAAGAATTTGCAAAATGAGAACTGATGCGTTTGCGATTGGATTTGGTCAAAGATTATTAGGCTGGAATAAAATTAACAGCTTTACTTTTGGAAATCTTCCAAAAGATTTTGATCTTCAAGGACATACCGATTATAAAATTTGTCTGCTTCCGCTTGGCGGATATGTTAAAATTGCTGGAATGGTTGATGAAAGTTTTGACACAAAATTTGCAAATGAAGTACCTCAGCCTTATGAATTTAGAGCAAAGCCAACATATCAAAAATTATTTGTAATTACCGCCGGAGTTTTAATGAATTTGATTCTTGCGATTGTGATTTTTTGGGGCGTAAATTTTATCCAAGGAAAGCAGATAATGAAAACTACTTCCCTTGGAGAAGTTGCCGACACAACGCTTGCATATGAAGCAGGTTTCAGATCATTTGATAAAATTATTTCTGTGAACGGAACAAAAGTAGATAATTGGGAAGGATTGTTGAATTCTTTGCTTATCGAAAATCTTGGTAAAAATGTAAATGTTGTTGTAGAAAGAAACGGAAGCGAATTTACATTTACCGCGCCCAGAGAAATTTTATCAAAGGCATCGCAACAAGCTGATTTCTTTCCAATCGGTGATACAAAACCTTTAATTAGCAATGTTATGAAAGATTCACCGGCTGAAAAATCCGGAATTAAATCTGGTGATGTATTTTTAGAAATAAATAATGTTAAAATTAAATCTACTCAGCAAGTAATTTCAATAATTTCCTCTCACAAAGAAGTTGAATTACCGGTTAAAGTGCTTCGTGAAAAAGATACGGTTTTAGCAAACGTAACACCTAGCTCAAGCGGATTGATAGGAATAAATATTGGCGATGCTTATTTGGGAGTTGTAGAAACTAAAGATTATTCATTAGGTGAATCATTAGTTAAAAGCGTTTCAAACATTGGCAGCTATACCGCGCTAACTTTTAAAATGTTCGGAAATGTAATTCGCGGCGATATCGCGTTTGAAAATTCATTCGGCGGACCGGTAAAAATTGCGAAATTCGCTTCTCAATCTGCAGATGCCGGAATTATTCCTTTCTTAATGTTTTTGGCATTGTTAAGCTTAAGTTTGGCGATTATTAATATTATGCCTTTTCCTGTTTTAGACGGCGGACATTTTGTAATAATTTTGATTGAAGGAATTATTAGAAGAGAGCTTCCGATTAAAGTTAAATTAGCAATTCAAAATTTTGGTTTTGTAATTTTATTAATGTTTATGGCGTATATTATTTATTCAGATATCGCAAGTTTATAA